A region from the Naumannella halotolerans genome encodes:
- a CDS encoding NAD(P)/FAD-dependent oxidoreductase → MTQPYPARQQPGWDIAPIARDWAGLPAIEGDLTADACVVGLGGSGLAAVEELLDRGLSVIGVDAGRVAAGAAGRNGGFLIGGPAMPLSTPTPNWTDQAKADLWSVTLAELDHLSTLLGPRIVHRCPWLNIAGPIADTEQATGQAELAALQTESAALRAIGLQVDPWTGPLGNGIAIAGQARVNPAERVLTTAAALIERGAELYEHSPVSRAADGVVSTPSGTITAKIIIVAVDGRLDQLFPQLPVTTYRLQMLSTGPLGRRVLPDAVVSAREGYEWLQQDDAGRLLLGGGRDHQLVAERTSNAEPSAEVQQWIEGVAAAVIDGPFEVTHRWAASVGYTEDERPLCVPIDQTVMAVGGYSGHGNLVGAVNARAAVRHLLDGAAVPDWANSTPA, encoded by the coding sequence ATGACACAGCCGTACCCGGCACGCCAACAACCCGGTTGGGACATCGCACCGATCGCCCGCGACTGGGCGGGGTTGCCCGCGATCGAAGGTGATCTCACCGCCGATGCCTGTGTGGTCGGCCTGGGCGGCTCCGGCCTCGCGGCGGTCGAGGAACTGCTCGACCGCGGCCTCTCGGTGATCGGTGTCGATGCCGGTCGGGTCGCGGCCGGGGCGGCCGGACGCAATGGCGGCTTCCTGATCGGCGGTCCGGCGATGCCGCTGAGCACACCGACGCCGAACTGGACCGATCAGGCCAAGGCGGATCTGTGGTCGGTGACCCTGGCCGAACTCGACCACCTGTCGACATTGCTCGGTCCGCGGATCGTGCATCGTTGCCCGTGGCTGAACATTGCCGGCCCGATCGCCGACACCGAGCAGGCCACCGGGCAGGCGGAGCTGGCGGCCCTGCAGACCGAGAGTGCGGCACTGCGAGCGATCGGCCTGCAGGTCGATCCGTGGACCGGGCCACTCGGCAACGGCATCGCGATCGCCGGACAGGCCCGGGTGAACCCGGCCGAACGGGTGCTGACGACCGCTGCCGCCCTGATCGAGCGAGGTGCAGAGCTCTACGAGCACAGTCCGGTCAGCCGGGCCGCCGACGGTGTGGTCAGCACACCCTCGGGAACGATCACGGCCAAGATCATCATCGTCGCCGTCGACGGCCGACTCGATCAACTCTTCCCGCAGCTGCCGGTCACCACGTACCGCTTGCAGATGCTGTCCACCGGACCGTTGGGGCGGCGGGTACTGCCCGATGCGGTGGTCAGTGCCCGCGAGGGGTACGAGTGGCTGCAGCAGGACGACGCGGGACGGTTGTTGCTCGGCGGCGGCCGTGATCACCAGTTGGTCGCCGAACGTACCTCGAACGCAGAACCGAGCGCCGAGGTCCAGCAGTGGATCGAGGGCGTTGCCGCTGCAGTGATCGACGGCCCCTTCGAGGTGACCCACCGGTGGGCGGCCTCGGTCGGCTACACCGAGGACGAGCGACCTTTGTGTGTACCGATCGACCAGACCGTGATGGCGGTCGGCGGTTACAGCGGGCACGGCAATCTGGTCGGTGCGGTGAACGCCCGGGCTGCGGTACGCCACCTGCTGGACGGTGCCGCCGTACCCGACTGGGCGAACAGCACCCCCGCCTGA